One stretch of Cryptococcus neoformans var. neoformans B-3501A chromosome 5, whole genome shotgun sequence DNA includes these proteins:
- a CDS encoding hypothetical protein (HMMPfam hit to PSP1, PSP1 C-terminal conserved region, score: 101.7, E(): 1.8e-27), producing MAASLPQDAPNPNAPTFRPSPTRAITLGGTPFQYKTRAASQPAGERFQIPFSTPSSGRGSPGTNGNHSGNGHGNANGNTNGNSYGVIGGTRAGGRFGNALASGGMGAATRASSFSAGERHEPRNMSLGGTLASHTEEFLPSRSRSTSPFPTFSPNSTPSTSPAALRQHPLPHSPPRATNSVSRSRSQSLATGVRPSNVDRPWMGPLSKADMGNLDAWKSSEPSNMSPFTRGLSSLGGGGNTLPEHPRRFQDPTYTSARAAWADTHSQSTQSALTSSVAKALGGYPHSAGLGYNDLSPGAGGGNLSGTSSRRHSVSVVGGPGGRRELVFAEGGGMTPLGSAGLGGFSPRGGLFGFETDLGNALSLDIDLGREAKKREEAFHHGSLPKFEFEGMPGSRGAWDEGAFPSFGTPSRGRVALPSGGNQPQSQHFQIQQEQRAPSTEESRRFPQPSFDMPPPPSAIRRSSIQAAGPSPMSQGPLGPVGTGMPRNIPTISNISMGPGPIGSPPTHSNLGMPPSFGGPFNGGNAPTRQPYQNTAPGGMQQGFRPQYGYFSGQQQQQQQQQQQQPQVRPGQMPQQSGGGYNKPMNIQPPPNQPYTFSPSSSPAFTQPPPPLSSQPAPATHPPASPSFSSLSLSDLGKGLPLSSLPPATPLYIVTFKAGRRDVYYCPDPTLLISNGDLVIVEADRGSDLGTIVCDQLTPVEIREWQERQATKALLSGAREHQPPGMAVGAAGGGGAGAQADSASAGGILGHTRNPSASAGPGQPQQQHAQQQQTQSPQPFLQGMELASLDIDSLLAGVGPGGQMEVVGTAVRGPLAKEIMPKRIFAKSSQGAEEQQRMREKIQDEYDAMMICREKVAQRGLPMQIVDAEYQWDRRKLTFYFKADKRVDFRDLTKENFRIFKSRIWMSMVSKDDPRS from the exons ATGGCCGCCTCACTCCCGCAAGACGCGCCAAATCCCAACGCCCCCACTTTCCGCCCCTCCCCCACCAGAGCCATCACACTCGGCGGCACGCCCTTCCAGTACAAGACCCGCGCCGCGTCCCAGCCTGCCGGCGAGAGGTTCCAGatccccttctccacccccaGCTCCGGACGGGGCTCGCCAGGGACGAATGGGAATCACAGTGGAAACGGCCACGGCAATGCGAACGGAAATACAAACGGGAACAGCTACGGCGTGATTGGCGGAACACGGGCCGGAGGAAGGTTTGGAAACGCGCTCGCCAGCGGCGGTATGGGAGCTGCCACGCGTGCAAGCAGCTTTTCTGCTGGAGAAAGGCATGAGCCCAGG AACATGTCGCTTGGCGGAACACTCGCATCGCACACTGAAGAATTCCTGCCCTCCCGCTCTCGGTCGACGTCTCCGTTCCCCACATTCTCTCCCAACTCCACGCCATCCACATCTCCTGCCGCACTCCGCCAACACCCTCTGCCCCATTCGCCTCCCAGAGCCACCAACAGTGTCTCGAGGTCACGCTCTCAGTCTCTCGCCACGGGTGTCCGGCCGTCCAATGTTGATCGCCCATGGATGGGTCCTCTGAGCAAGGCGGATATGGGAAACCTCGATGCCTGGAAATCGTCCGAACCTTCCAACATGTCCCCCTTTACACGAGGACTGTCTTCTCTCGGTGGCGGCGGCAACACACTCCCCGAACACCCGCGCCGATTCCAAGATCCAACTTACACCTCGGCCAGAGCAGCTTGGGCTGATACCCACTCGCAGTCGACTCAATCCGCTTTGACATCCAGCGTCGCCAAGGCTCTGGGCGGGTATCCTCATTCCGCCGGTTTGGGCTATAACGATCTCTCACCAGGGGCCGGAGGCGGCAATCTGTCTGGCACTTCAAGTCGACGGCATAGCGTATCCGTAGTCGGTGGACcaggcggaagaagagagttgGTATTCGCGGAAGGAGGCGGGATGACACCCCTTGGGTCTGCCGGTCTCGGTGGCTTCTCCCCCCGAGGAGGCTTGTTTGGATTCGAAACCGATCTCGGAAACGCTTTGAGTCTCGATATCGACCTTGGTCGCGAAGCCAAGAaacgagaagaagctttCCATCACGGTAGTTTGCCCAAGTTTGAATTCGAGGGGATGCCTGGAAGTCGAGGTGCTTGGGATGAAGGTGCCTTCCCGTCGTTTGGGACACCGAGCAGGGGAAGGGTAGCGTTGCCTTCCGGTGGCAATCAACCCCAGTCTCAGCATTTTCAGATTCAGCAAGAACAACGGGCGCCATCGACTGAAGAATCCAGACGGTTCCCTCAACCTTCCTTCGATatgcctcctcccccttccgCTATCCGAAGATCAAGTATCCAAGCTGCCGGCCCCAGCCCCATGTCACAAGGGCCACTCGGACCGGTCGGGACCGGTATGCCCCGCAATATCCctaccatctccaacatATCCATGGGTCCTGGACCTATCGGAAGCCCACCAACCCACTCGAACCTTGGCATGCCACCCAGTTTTGGCGGCCCCTTCAATGGTGGCAACGCTCCCACAAGGCAGCCGTACCAGAATACAGCCCCTGGTGGGATGCAGCAAGGTTTCCGACCTCAATATGGTTACTTTTCGgggcaacagcagcagcaacagcagcagcagcagcagcaaccTCAGGTTAGGCCCGGGCAGATGCCTCAGCAGTCTGGCGGAGGTTACAACAAGCCAATGAACATCCAGCCGCCTCCCAACCAGCCATACACATTCtcgccatcttcctctcctgcGTTTACCCAGCCTCcgcctccactttcttctCAGCCCGCACCCGCAACTCATCCCCCAgcttccccctccttctcgtccttATCCCTTTCCGACCTCGGTAAGggtctccctctctcctcacTCCCTCCCGCTACCCCGCTGTACATCGTCACCTTTAAAGCCGGCCGTCGCGATGTCTACTACTGCCCCGACCCGACTTTACTCATCTCCAACGGGGATTTAGTCATCGTCGAGGCCGATAGGGGTAGCGATCTCGGTACAATCGTGTGTGACCAGCTTACCCCGGTGGAAATTAGGGAATGGCAGGAAAGGCAGGCTACAAAGGCGTTGTTGAGCGGTGCGAGAGAGCATCAGCCTCCGGGCATGGCGGTAGGTGCTGCCGGCGGCGGAGGAGCTGGCGCCCAAGCCGACAGTGCTAGCGCCGGTGGGATACTTGGGCATACCCGTAACCCCTCCGCTTCCGCCGGTCCCGGCCAACCGCAACAACAACACgcacagcagcagcagactcaatctcctcagcCATTCTTGCAAGGTATGGAACTCGCCTCCCTCGATATTGACTCGCTTTTGGCGGGTGTAGGTCCCGGTGGCCAGATGGAAGTTGTAGGGACCGCAGTAAGAGGTCCGTTGGCAAAGGAGATTATGCCAAAGAGGATTTTTGCAAAGAGCAGTCAAGGAGCGGAGGAGCAGCA gaggatgagagagaagatcCAGGATGAGTATGATGCGATGATGATTTGCAGAGAAAAGGTCGCACAGAGGGGCTTGCCGATGCAAATTGTCGATGCAGAGTATCAGTG GGATCGACGCAAACTCACCTTTTACTTCAAGGCGGACAAGCGTGTTGATTTTAGGGATCTTACCAAAGAGAACTTTAGGATTTTCAAATCGAGAATCTGGATGAGTATGGTATCCAAAGATG ATCCACGATCATAA
- a CDS encoding hypothetical protein (HMMPfam hit to FYVE, FYVE zinc finger, score: 84.3, E(): 3e-22; HMMPfam hit to VHS, VHS domain, score: 147.1, E(): 3.7e-41), producing MSWLWGSTTNPQFEELAEKACSPLNLPYPQSEDIATALEVADMIRSKAIQPKMAMQSLKKRIASKNGRVQMYAIGLTDTCIKNGGDHFLLEVASKEFVDELSNLIKATTTSPEVKQMLIKYFQQWALAFKSKSELSFFVEVYNELRASGITFPPPPAPVPSHLLTTTTAPAWVDSDACMRCRSAFTFTNRKHHCRNCGLVFDQACSSHSMPLPKYGITEEVRVCDGCWAKAGRNKADAPAPAVPGRTPRSRADLDADLQRAIELSLAESQHSQNRHHSHFTPSEPPLAHGTVEDEDEQMRLAIEASLRDMEARPSAPAGLGEAPEPEYRPLPTFDLSPRENETILTFSNTMDQMAAYGERDLRRFPHAHVLAEQANTVGGRLRRNVEEKSTKQQMLMEMQDKLSQAVNLYGQILDGQQAYAAKRAHEEQARRYQQQQSYYTQQYQPQPQLYGQYPPNGYQAFVPPQQAYQPPQPQPEAQAQHAPSLYPTMPYTTPNFTSPPQERVYPQQSHSSPYSQWSPAPSHVQPGLARQASVVVPPVSSPVPAGVQRQASMTYGAPIPVAEQSQRQQQQYASAPPFASGAAPVDIPSAPPPVNLSTHPNSPQRHSYIPSHPQTQTQTQYESQPQEIPSQQDMQYGASAPPPDSLGSYVSEGTVGSAKSGLEQEHAASQIQPQPQPQASAQTQTQSQSQLQAQPQQNQYAAQTQLPAGMYNAASFPQPLPPTIFPDAPVEAPKGLEKEEKEEALLIEL from the exons ATGTCATGGCTATGGGGAAGCACTACAAACCCGCAGTTCGAAGAGCTTGCTG AGAAGGCGTGTTCTCCTCTCAACCTCCCGTACCCACAATCAGAAGACATCGCGACCGCCTTGGAGGTTGCAGATATGATCCGCTCAAAGGCTATACAGCCTAAAATGGCAATGcaaagcttgaagaagaggatagcCAGTAAGAACGGGAGAGTACAGATGTATGCCATCGGA CTTACAGACACCTGTATCAAGAATGGAGGAGATCATTTCTTGCTAGAAGTAGCTAGCAAAGAATTTGTGGATGAGTTGTCAAACCTCATTAAAGCAACA ACGACTAGCCCGGAAGTCAAGCAGATGCTTATCAAATACTTTCAACAATGGGCCCTTGCTTTCAAATCCAAGTCAGAGCTATCCTTCTTTGTGGAAGTCTATAATGAGCTCAGGGCTTCTG GAATCACTTTCCCACCGCCACCCGCTCCTGTcccttctcatctcttgACAACAACCACTGCTCCTGCATGGGTCGACTCTGATGCGTGCATGCGCTGCCGCTCTGCCTTCACATTTACTAACCGTAAACACCACTGTCGCAACTGTGGTCTCGTATTCGACCAAGCGTGCTCGAGCCACAGCATGCCTTTACCCAAATATGGAATCACGGAAGAGGTCCGAGTGTGCGACGGCTGCTGGGCTAAAGCTGGGAGGAACAAGGCTGATGCTCCTGCCCCCGCTGTCCCCGGGCGTACGCCAAGGTCTAGAGCGGATCTTGATGCTGATCTTCAACGAGCCATCGAACTCTCTCTCGCGGAATCTCAACATAGTCAGAACCGCCACCACAGCCATTTCACGCCTTCCGAGCCTCCTCTGGCGCATGGCActgttgaagatgaggatgagcaaATGCGCCTTGCGATTGAGGCTTCTCTTCGTGATATGGAGGCTCGTCCATCAGCTCCAGCGGGCCTCGGTGAAGCGCCAGAACCAGAATACAGACCTCTGCCAACATTCGACCTTTCCCCAAGAGAGAATGAGACGATCTTGACGTTTAGCAACACAATGGATCAGATGGCGGCGTACGGTGAGCGAGATTTGAGAAGGTTTCCACATGCACATGTGTTGGCGGAGCAGGCTAATACAGTGGGCgggaggttgaggaggaatgtGGAGGAAAAAAGCACAAAACAAC AAATGTTGATGGAAATGCAAGATAAACTGTCCCAAGCTGTCAACCTCTACGGTCAAATTCTGGATGGACAACAGGCTTATGCTGCTAAACGGGCGCACGAAGAGCAAGCGAGGAGGtatcaacaacagcagagCTACTACACCCAACAGTACCAGCCGCAACCGCAGCTGTATGGCCAATACCCTCCTAACGGCTACCAAGCATTCGTGCCTCCTCAACAAGCCTACCAACCCCCTCAGCCTCAGCCCGAAGCCCAAGCTCAACACGCACCCTCCCTTTACCCTACGATGCCTTATACTACTCCCAATTTTACTTCTCCTCCCCAGGAACGGGTTTACCCTCAACAATCCCATTCATCGCCTTACAGCCAATGGTCTCCCGCGCCATCGCATGTTCAGCCGGGATTAGCAAGACAAGCGTCGGTCGTTGTCCCGCCCGTTTCTTCACCCGTTCCCGCTGGTGTGCAAAGACAGGCTTCTATGACTTATGGTGCACCTATACCTGTAGCCGAGCAATCTCAAcgacaacagcagcaataTGCCTCTGCTCCTCCGTTCGCATCTGGAGCGGCACCCGTCGACATACCTTCCGCTCCTCCACCTGTTAATCTCTCCACCCACCCCAACTCGCCCCAGCGACACTCTTAcatcccttcccatccccaaacccaaacccaaacccagTATGAATCTCAACCACAAGAAATCCCGTCACAGCAAGATATGCAGTATGGCGCGTCGGCTCCGCCGCCAGACTCTTTAGGTTCGTATGTGTCGGAAGGAACGGTAGGAAGCGCCAAGTCGGGGCTTGAACAGGAGCATGCGGCTTCACAGATTCAACCCCAACCTCAGCCCCAGGCTTCCGCACAAACTCAAACACAGTCTCAATCCCAATTGCAGGCTCAACCCCAGCAAAACCAATACGCTGCTCAAACACAGCTCCCCGCGGGAATGTATAACGCTGCCTCTTTCCCTCAACCGTTACCCCCAACCATCTTCCCAGATGCGCCCGTAGAAGCACCCAAAGgtttggaaaaggaggagaaagaagaagctttgTTGATTGAGCTTTGA
- a CDS encoding hypothetical protein (HMMPfam hit to RNA_pol_Rpb1_1, RNA polymerase Rpb1, domain 1, score: 485.6, E(): 4.9e-143; HMMPfam hit to RNA_pol_Rpb1_2, RNA polymerase Rpb1, domain 2, score: 364.8, E(): 1.1e-106; HMMPfam hit to RNA_pol_Rpb1_3, RNA polymerase Rpb1, domain 3, score: 238.8, E(): 9.7e-69; HMMPfam hit to RNA_pol_Rpb1_4, RNA polymerase Rpb1, domain 4, score: 183.9, E(): 3.1e-52; HMMPfam hit to RNA_pol_Rpb1_5, RNA polymerase Rpb1, domain 5, score: 310.7, E(): 2.1e-90; HMMPfam hit to RNA_pol_Rpb1_6, RNA polymerase Rpb1, domain 6, score: 262.3, E(): 7.8e-76; HMMPfam hit to RNA_pol_Rpb1_7, RNA polymerase Rpb1, domain 7, score: 177.5, E(): 2.7e-50; HMMPfam hit to RNA_pol_Rpb1_R, RNA polymerase Rpb1 C-terminal repeat, score: 202.1, E(): 1.1e-57), translating into MTVTFPYSSAPVKQVKEIQFGIMSPEEIKAFSVAKIESTEVLDENGKQKVGGLMDPKMGTIDRNFKCQTCLEGMSECPGHFGHIELARPVFHQGFIVKVKKILECVCYSCGKLKVDMRDPMVANAVRRIKAQHRLKAIWALAKDKKHCEPDELDEKDNGDATFEDEYLQEQKAAMKGHGGCGHEQPVWRKKGLKLMGVWKPTDKGEDEAAEPEERNISPGEVYNILKKITPEDLHIMGLNADYARPDWMILTVLPVPPAAVRPSIAVDGGAMRSEDDLTYKLSQIIKFNGVVRRMEAEGVPPSVVNEQFDLLQYHVCTYMDNDIAGLPRDQQKGGRAIKAIRARLKGKEGRMRGNLMGKRVDFSARTVITGDPNLQLDQVGVPKSIAMTLTYPERVTPYNIVYLQTLVNNGPATYPGARYYVKDTGERVDLKYRKSGEPISLQFGWIVERHLKDGDYVLFNRQPSLHKMSMMSHRVKLMNYSTFRLNLSVTSPYNADFDGDEMNLHVPQSEETRAELSQIAWVPRQIVSPQANKPVMGIVQDTLCGIRKFTLRDNFLDWLQVQHILLWLPEWDGTIPPPAIFKPKPMWTGKQLLSMTIPKGINITYKNNEKPSPIDVTDENVLIENGELVHGTIVKNMAGSANNGLVHVIFRELGHIAARDFFSAVQRVVNYWLLHFGFSVGIGDTIVDKATMAGITNRMVEAKEAVQKLIQEAEANRMKPKPGMTIRETLEASIAAELNKARDWTGKTTQDNLKADNNVKQMVVSGAKGSFINISQMSGVVGQQFVEGKRISFGFRHRSLPHFSRDDYGPESRGFVENSYLRGLTPQEFWFHAMGGREGLIDTAVKTAETGYIQRRLVKAMEDLKVAYDGTVRNSVNEVVQFLYGEDGMDGAAMEKQSLDIIRLSDQAFERRYKIDVLGGSGFSKGILQAGIDQSSISLQKLLDEEFAQISEDRRILRSEIYPDGTPGHPLPVNIQRVIQNSQQIFHIDPRVPSDLDPVYLLEQRDALADRLLVVRGDDKLSRAAQKNATLVFNMLLRSHLATRRVLEEYHLNREAFDWVIGEVEQIFNKAVVNAAEMVGTLAAQSIGEPATQMTLNTFHYAGVASKSVTGGVPRLKEIINVAVNIRTPALNVYLEPEYSKTEEDAHQIMRKLTYTRLRDITATVEIFYDPKLDSTDIEEDKDFVDAFFAIPDEDIRLELHSPWLLRLELDRAKVLEGGYEMSQIVDAIAETVGKDVFVIHSEDNAPKLVIRIRVVAEKEDEELLGDEDMFLKRIEGTLLDQVELGGITGITRVFISEGKQVVVSQNGEYDQEKEWFLETDGINLKEVMAVDGVNAFRTYSNNCYEVYETLGIEAARNALYKELNGVIEMGGSYVNYRHLALLCDLMCSKGALMSITRHGINRTDAGALSRAAFEETVEILLEAAAVGDVDDCKGVAENVLLGQMAPMGTGAFDVSLDMNMLKDVIVDHRLPVQNMMAGGMAGGMTPGGAMTPYDNLSPMWGGDKGALGHAAFSPIQSSANDEGGNFAYMGYGQSPMHGGMSPAGYSPSSPAGYSPTSPFAVTSPAYSPTSPFAGAAAGAASPWVGRGGYGATSPAYSPTSPQYSPTSPQFSPTSPSFSPSSPTYSPASPAYGGAGAGNRASPYSPTSPAYSPTSPMGGITSPQYSPTSPRYSPTSPAFSPTSPSYSPTSPAPFQATSPRYSPTSPQFSPTSPTYSPASPAYSPTSPQYSPTSPAYSPTSPAYSPTSPAYGGAAPNGGTAQQQNGQARPGWGNTGGYGTSPSWKS; encoded by the exons ATGACGGTCACATTTCCTTACTCCTCTGCGCCTGTCAAACAGGTCAAGGAGATCCAGTTTGGTATAATGAGCCCAGAGGAGATC AAAGCCTTTTCTGTCGCCAAAATCGAATCCACCGAGGTCTTGGATGAGAATGGGAAGCAAAAAGTTGGAGGTCTGATGGATCCCAAGATGGGCA CCATCGACAGGAATTTTAAATGTCAAACATGTCTCGAAGGCATGTCCGAATGTCCAGGTCACTTTGGTCATATCGAACTTGCTAGACCGGTTTTTCATCAAGGTTTCATTGtcaaggtgaagaagatcttGGAGTGTGTTTGTTATAGCTGTGGAAAGCTCAAGGTCGACATG CGAGATCCGATGGTAGCGAATGCGGTTCGACGTATCAAGGCTCAACACCGACTCAAAGCCATTTGGGCCCTCgccaaggacaagaagcaCTGTGAACCTGATGAGCTAGATGAAAAGGACAACGGCGATGCCACATTTGAGGACGAATATCTGCAGGAACAAAAGGCGGCAATGAAGGGTCACGGTGGTTGTGGTCACGAACAACCCGtatggagaaagaagggattAAAATTAATGGGTGTCTGGAAGCCTACCGACAAGGGAGAG GATGAGGCTGCCGAGCCAGAGGAACGCAATATTTCTCCAGGGGAAGTTTACAATATCCTTAAAAAGATCACTCCCGAGGACCTGCACATCATGGGTCTCAATGCCGACTATGCCCGTCCCGATTGGATGATCCTTACTGTTCTTCCTGTACCTCCCGCAGCTGTCCGACCTTCGATCGCTGTCGACGGTGGTGCCATGCGCAGTGAAGATGATTTGACCTACAAGCTTTCACAGATCATCAAGTTCAACGGTGTCGTACGTCGAATGGAGGCGGAAGGTGTACCACCTAGTGTCGTGAACGAACAGTTCGACTTGCTTCAGTACCATGTATGTACATACATGGACAACGACATTGCCGGATTGCCTAGAGATCAACAGAAGGGAGGTAGGGCCATCAAGGCTATCAGGGCGAGGttaaaaggaaaagaaggtcGTATGAGAGGTAATCTGATGGGAAAGCGTGTCGACTTTTCAGCGCGAACAGTTATTACCGGAGACCCCAACTTGCAATTGGATCAGGTCGGTGTGCCCAAGAGTATCGCCATGACTTTGACATACCCAGAGCGAG TTACTCCATACAACATTGTCTATCTTCAAACGCTTGTCAACAATGGTCCCGCCACCTATCCTGGTGCTCGATACTACGTCAAAGACACTGGAGAACGAGTCGATTTGAAGTACCGCAAGTCAGGTGAACCGATCAGTTTGCAGTTTGGTTGGATTGTGGAAAGACAtttgaaggatggaga TTATGTCTTGTTTAACCGACAACCGAGTTTGCATAAAATGTCCATGATGTCCCATCGAGTCAAATTGATGAATTATTCAA CTTTCCGTTTGAACCTTTCAGT TACTTCGCCTTATAATGCTGATTTCGACGGTGATGAAATGAACTTGCA CGTTCCGCAGAGTGAAGAAACTAGAGCAGAGTTGAGTCAGATTGCTTGGGTTCCCAGACAG ATTGTCTCGCCCCAAGCGAACAAGCCTGTTATGGGCATTGTCCAGGACACTCTGTGTGGTATTCGTAAATTCACTCTCCGAGACAATTTCCTCGATTGGCTTCAAGTCCAGcacattcttctttggcttcCAGAATGGGACGGAACCATCCCCCCACCCGCCATTTTTAAGCCTAAACCCATGTGGACCGGTAAACAGCTTTTATCGATGACCATTCCTAAGGGAATCAACATCACCTACAAAAACAACGAAAAGCCTTCGCCTATCGACGTGACGGATGAGAATGTGTTAATCGAGAATGGAGAGTTGGTGCACGGAACGATTGTCAAGAACATGGCGGGTAGCGCCAACAACGGTTTGGTGCACGTCATCTTCCGAGAATTGGGCCACATCGCGGCTCGAGATTTCTTTTCAGCGGTTCAGAGAGTTGTCAACTATTGGTTATTACACTTCGGTTTCTCCGTCGGTATCGGTGACACGATTGTCGATAAGGCAACTATGGCGGGTATCACCAATCGAATGGTGGAGGCCAAGGAGGCTGTCCAAAAATTGATCCAAGAAGCTGAAGCGAACCGAATGAAGCCCAAGCCCGGTATGACAATCCGAGAAACCCTCGAAGCGTCTATCGCCGCAGAGCTCAACAAGGCTCGTGATTGGACTGGTAAGACGACTCAGGATAACCTCAAAGCGGACAACAATGTCAAGCAAATGGTGGTGTCGGGTGCCAAGGGTTCGTTCATTAACATTTCCCAAATGAGTGGTGTTGTGGGTCAGCAGTTTGTTGAAGGAAAACGTATCTCGTTCGGGTTCCGACACCGCTCATTACCACACTTCTCAAGGGACGATTATGGACCCGAGTCTCGAGGTTTCGTTGAAAACTCGTATTTGCGTGGTTTGACTCCTCAAGAATTTTGGTTCCACGCTATGGGTGGCCGAGAAGGTTTGATTGATACCGCTGTCAAGACTGCCGAGACTGGTTATAtccaaagaagattggTCAAAGCGATGGAGGACTTGAAGGTTGCTTATGACGGTACTGTGAGAAATAGTGTGAATGAGGTCGTGCAGTTCTTGTATGGTGAAGACGGTATGGACGGTGCTGCGATGGAGAAGCAG AGTCTGGATATTATCCGACTCTCTGATCAAGCATTTGAGAGGCGATACAAGATTGATGTTCTTGGAGGAAGTGGCTTCTCCAAGGGGATCCTTCAAGCCGGTATCGACcaatcatccatctctctccaaaaGCTCCttgatgaagagtttgCTCAAATCTCGGAGGACCGTCGTATCCTTCGTTCCGAAATCTACCCGGACGGTACCCCCGGTCATCCCTTACCTGTCAACATCCAACGTGTCATCCAAAATTCTCAGCAAATTTTCCACATCGACCCTCGTGTTCCCTCCGATCTGGATCCCGTTTACTTGCTCGAACAAAGAGATGCGTTGGCTGATAGACTGCTTGTGGTGCGAGGTGACGACAAGCTTTCAAGGGCTGCCCAAAAAAATGCTACTCTTGTGTTCAACATGCTTTTGCGATCCCATCTTGCTACTCGTCGAGTTCTGGAAGAGTACCACCTTAACAGGGAGGCTTTCGATTGGGTCATTGGAGAAGTGGAACAAATCTTCAACAAGGCTGTTGTCAATGCTGCCGAGATGGTTGGTACTCTTGCTGCTCAGTCTATTGGTGAACCTGCCACTCAGATGACACTCAACACGTTCCATTATGCGGGTGTGGCGAGTAAGTCTGTTACTGGTGGTGTTCCCCGTCTGAAGGAAATTATCAACGTCGCTGTCAACATTCGAACTCCTGCTTTAAACGTCTATCTTGAACCCGAGTACAGCAAGACCGAAGAGGATGCGCACCAGATCATGCGGAAATTGACATACACTCGATTGAGGGATATTACTGCCACTGTTGAAATCTTCTACGACCCCAAGCTTGACTCTACGGAtattgaagaagacaaggacTTTGTGGACGCGTTCTTTGCGATCCCCGATGAAGACATCAGACTGGAGCTCCATTCCCCTTGGCTATTGCgtcttgagcttgaccgAGCCAAGGTGCTTGAAGGTGGTTATGAAATGTCGCAGATCGTTGATGCCATTGCCGAGACCGTGGGCAAAGACGTCTTTGTTATTCACTCTGAAGACAATGCTCCCAAGCTTGTTATTCGTATTCGAGTCGTtgctgagaaggaggatgaagaactGTTGGGTGACGAGGACATGTTCCTGAAGAGGATTGAAGGCACCTTGCTTGATCAGGTTGAGCTTGGTGGTATCACTGGTATTACTCGAGTTTTCATCTCGGAAGGCAAGCAGGTTGTTGTCTCCCAGAACGGTGAATACGAtcaggagaaggaatggtTCCTCGAAACGGACGGTATCAACCTGAAGGAGGTTATGGCTGTCGACGGTGTCAATGCTTTCAGAACCTACTCCAACAACTGTTACGAAGTCTACGAGACTCTTGGTATCGAAGCTGCCCGAAACGCTCTCTACAAAGAGCTCAACGGTGTTATTGAGATGGGTGGTTCTTACGTCAACTACCGACACCTTGCGCTGTTGTGTGACCTCATGTGTAGCAAGGGCGCTTTGATGAGCATCACTCGACACGGTATCAACCGAACCGATGCTGGTGCTCTTTCAAGAGCGGCGTTCGAAGAGACAGTGGAGATCTTGCTTGAAGCTGCGGCTGTGGGTGATGTGGATGACTGTAAGGGTGTTGCGGAGAATGTGTTGTTGGGTCAGATGGCTCCTATGGGTACTGGTGCTTTTGATGTTTCACTTGACATGAATATGCTCAAGGATGTCATTGTTGACCACCGATTGCCGGTGCAAAACATGATGGCTGGGGGCATGGCTGGTGGAATGACTCCAGGAGGTGCGATGACTCCTTACGACAACCTGTCGCCCATGTGGGGTGGAGACAAGGGAGCTTTGGGTCACGCGGCATTCTCGCCTATCCAAAGTTCAGCGAACGACGAAGGTGGCAACTTTGCTTACATGGGCTATGGTCAGTCACCGATGCACGGCGGTATGTCTCCTGCAGGTTACTCACCTTCATCGCCTGCTGGATACTCGCCCACTTCACCATTCGCTGTTACAAGCCCGGCCTACAGCCCTACATCTCCGTTTGCGGGTGCGGCAGCCGGCGCAGCATCCCCTTGGGTTGGACGAGGCGGGTACGGCGCTACCAGTCCTGCTTACTCTCCGACATCTCCTCAATATTCTCCCACTTCTCCCCAGTTCTCTCCTAcatcaccatccttctctccatcttcacccacTTACTCGCCGGCTTCTCCAGCTTATGGCGGTGCGGGTGCTGGAAACAGGGCGTCACCTTATTCTCCCACATCTCCAGCTTACAGCCCGACAAGCCCAATGGGTGGTATCACATCTCCGCAATACAGTCCTACGAGCCCCAGGTACAGTCCGACAAGTCCGGCGTTTTCACCTACAAGTCCGTCATACAGTCCAACAAGCCCTGCGCCCTTCCAGGCTACCAGTCCGAGGTATTC TCCCACCAGTCCTCAATTCTCTCCCACTTCGCCTACCTACTCTCCTGCCAGTCCAGCTTACTCGCCTACAAGCCCCCAATATTCACCTACTAGTCCTGCCTACAG TCCGACGTCGCCGGCTTACAGCCCGACATCTCCAGCGTACGGCGGTGCTGCCCCCAACGGCGGTACAGCTCAACAGCAAAACGGTCAGGCGAGACCTGGATGGGGAAATACCGGAGGGTACGGTACATCGCCTAGCTGGAAGAGCTAA